One Fontisphaera persica DNA window includes the following coding sequences:
- a CDS encoding sugar phosphate isomerase/epimerase family protein, with product MANIHIGINLEFVRHDDKPFEWGVRKAAELGYKFIEPMVHWGRELLSEAGYFHSVSMLDDPLRIKRACAEHKVRLSGLSAHCPLIKPEISVEYLKQAIRFAAECGAPVINTDEGPKPAWTTAAEDHVLMRYTLMEAAKVAEPRGILIGLECHQQYSKTPAGLDKIWSLVKSPVIGINFDTGNSYLAGEDPYPWLERVVDRLVHLHAKDISVQHSEAERGKVTGTPVGCACGDGVIDWERVIKICRKAKRDIVFSVECGTVEQAERSIKHLKKLLGKK from the coding sequence ATGGCAAACATTCACATTGGCATCAACCTGGAGTTTGTGCGGCACGATGACAAACCCTTTGAATGGGGCGTGAGAAAGGCCGCCGAACTGGGCTATAAATTCATTGAACCCATGGTGCATTGGGGCCGCGAGCTGCTCAGCGAAGCGGGGTATTTCCACAGTGTTTCCATGCTCGACGATCCGTTGCGCATCAAGCGCGCCTGCGCGGAGCACAAGGTGCGGCTGTCGGGGCTGTCGGCGCACTGCCCGTTAATCAAGCCGGAAATCAGCGTGGAATACTTGAAACAGGCCATTCGCTTTGCGGCGGAGTGCGGCGCGCCGGTCATCAACACGGATGAAGGCCCCAAGCCGGCATGGACCACCGCGGCGGAGGACCACGTGCTGATGCGGTACACTCTAATGGAAGCCGCGAAGGTGGCCGAGCCACGGGGCATCCTGATTGGGCTGGAATGTCATCAGCAATACAGCAAGACCCCCGCCGGGTTGGACAAAATCTGGTCGCTGGTGAAAAGCCCGGTCATAGGGATTAATTTCGACACTGGCAACAGTTACCTGGCGGGCGAGGATCCTTATCCGTGGCTGGAGCGGGTGGTGGATCGCCTGGTGCATTTGCATGCCAAGGACATCAGCGTGCAACACTCGGAAGCCGAGCGCGGCAAGGTGACCGGCACGCCAGTGGGCTGCGCCTGCGGAGACGGCGTGATTGACTGGGAGCGGGTCATCAAGATTTGCCGTAAGGCCAAACGGGACATTGTGTTTTCGGTGGAGTGCGGCACGGTGGAGCAGGCCGAGCGCTCAATCAAGCACTTGAAAAAATTGCTGGGGAAAAAGTAA
- a CDS encoding DUF6807 family protein: MKFPGIGTCILVWVSAFGGLAAPGVWQFQRGKDQVEVIYQARPLLKYVFTNIQFKPYVKELRTLEGHNVLLDAPPDHLHHHGLMMAFKVNDLNFWEESPTAGVQVVASGPSTVGYVDPRGEAVIYQRLYWVRPTERGHPDLAQVALLQEERTLRLRVDAALEEVSLEWHSQFTTGTATNSYRITGAGYHGLGFRPVPSFNRVARRLNPIGAVYSAEAKWDVVGGEWGALVGTVEGGEVTLAIFNHPLNTAPPKFFSMLNPFAYLSATQALDQQPQSYRAGQSFALRYLVTLHKGARTMEFLNSRAYQIQTTSNP; encoded by the coding sequence ATGAAATTCCCCGGCATTGGGACGTGCATTCTGGTTTGGGTGTCCGCCTTTGGGGGACTGGCCGCTCCGGGCGTGTGGCAATTTCAGCGGGGCAAGGACCAGGTGGAAGTAATTTACCAGGCCAGGCCTTTGTTAAAGTACGTTTTCACCAACATTCAATTTAAGCCTTACGTTAAAGAACTGCGCACGCTGGAGGGGCACAACGTGCTACTGGATGCACCGCCGGACCACTTGCATCACCACGGCCTGATGATGGCCTTCAAGGTTAATGACCTCAATTTTTGGGAGGAATCACCGACGGCAGGGGTTCAAGTGGTGGCCTCCGGGCCGAGCACGGTCGGTTATGTGGACCCGCGCGGCGAAGCCGTCATTTATCAACGGTTGTATTGGGTAAGGCCGACGGAGCGCGGGCATCCGGATTTGGCGCAAGTGGCATTATTGCAAGAGGAGCGGACGCTGCGGCTGCGGGTGGATGCCGCCTTGGAAGAAGTGAGCCTGGAGTGGCATTCCCAGTTCACCACCGGCACGGCCACCAACTCGTATCGCATCACGGGAGCGGGATATCATGGTTTGGGATTCCGGCCGGTGCCCTCATTCAATCGCGTGGCGAGGCGTTTGAATCCCATTGGCGCGGTGTACAGCGCTGAGGCGAAATGGGATGTGGTGGGGGGTGAGTGGGGCGCACTGGTGGGGACGGTGGAAGGGGGCGAGGTGACGCTGGCGATTTTCAACCATCCCTTGAACACTGCGCCGCCGAAGTTTTTTTCCATGCTGAATCCCTTTGCCTATTTGTCGGCCACGCAAGCGCTGGACCAGCAACCGCAAAGCTATCGCGCCGGCCAGAGCTTTGCGCTGCGGTATCTGGTCACGTTGCACAAGGGCGCGCGCACGATGGAATTTCTGAATTCGCGGGCTTACCAAATTCAAACCACCTCCAACCCCTGA
- a CDS encoding YjhG/YagF family D-xylonate dehydratase, whose amino-acid sequence MKTEPLVPSGPQAIYRVATHAAGPAGRLPLTPEDLRTRPSGDLFGMTQNAAMGWNPAELKRSHFLILSTQGGLRDAAGQPVALGYHTGHWEISELVGDAARELQRLGAIPFAGYCSDPCDGRTQGTPGMMDSLPYRNDAAQIFGRLIRSLPTTRGVLGVATCDKGLPAMMMALAGARSLPVVLVPGGVTLPPESGEDAAAIQSIGARFTHGLITLEQAAEWGCRACATPGGGCQFLGTAATAQVVGEALGLTVPHAALAPSGFPVWHDLAVRSARALVRLQKRGLTSASILTEASLHNAMTVFAAFGGSTNLLLHLPAIAHAAGLPRPTVEDWRRILQQTPRLVSVLPNGPVHHPTVRVFLAGGVPEVMLHLRRLGLLQTEALTVLGATVEKVLDAWEKSLRRRKFRRLLQELDGVAPEEVILPPEQAAERGLAGTLLFPRGNLMPEGAVIKSTAVDPKLLDAQGIYHHEAPVKVFVSEAAAMEAIRQRRIVAGDIMVIAGIGPMGTGMEETYQVTSALKYLPYGGKVALLTDGRFSGVSTGVCIGHIGPEALAGGPIGKLRDGDVVRIHLDMRRLEGTVDMVGEKGRAVSPAHGTSILQRRKMRADLAPHPRLPAATRLWAALQSASGGAWGGAVFDVETICEKLAAATRK is encoded by the coding sequence ACGCAAAATGCGGCGATGGGATGGAATCCGGCGGAACTCAAGCGCTCCCATTTTCTCATCCTCAGCACGCAGGGGGGATTGCGGGATGCCGCGGGGCAGCCGGTGGCGCTGGGATATCATACGGGCCATTGGGAAATCAGCGAGCTGGTGGGGGATGCGGCGCGGGAACTACAGCGGCTGGGGGCCATCCCTTTTGCGGGGTATTGCAGTGACCCGTGTGATGGGCGCACGCAGGGCACGCCGGGGATGATGGACAGCCTGCCTTACCGCAATGATGCGGCACAAATCTTTGGGCGGCTGATTCGCTCGCTGCCGACCACCCGGGGGGTGCTGGGCGTGGCGACGTGCGACAAAGGATTGCCCGCCATGATGATGGCACTGGCCGGCGCGCGTAGCCTGCCGGTGGTGCTCGTGCCGGGAGGTGTCACTCTGCCGCCAGAATCAGGCGAGGATGCCGCCGCCATTCAGAGCATTGGGGCGCGGTTCACGCATGGTTTGATTACTTTGGAGCAAGCGGCGGAATGGGGCTGCCGCGCCTGCGCAACCCCGGGGGGAGGCTGCCAATTCCTCGGCACAGCCGCCACGGCGCAGGTGGTGGGGGAAGCTTTGGGACTGACGGTGCCGCACGCGGCATTGGCGCCGTCGGGCTTTCCGGTGTGGCATGATTTGGCGGTGCGCTCCGCGCGCGCGCTGGTGCGCCTGCAGAAACGCGGTCTGACCAGCGCGAGCATCCTGACCGAGGCGAGTCTGCATAATGCGATGACGGTTTTTGCGGCGTTTGGCGGCTCCACCAATCTGCTGCTGCATTTGCCGGCGATTGCCCACGCTGCGGGGCTTCCGCGGCCCACGGTGGAAGATTGGCGGCGCATCCTGCAGCAGACGCCGCGGCTGGTGAGTGTGCTGCCCAATGGGCCGGTGCATCATCCCACGGTGCGTGTTTTCCTGGCCGGAGGCGTGCCGGAGGTGATGTTGCACTTGCGGCGGCTGGGGCTCTTGCAGACGGAAGCCTTGACGGTTCTGGGCGCGACGGTGGAGAAAGTGCTGGATGCCTGGGAAAAATCGCTGCGGCGGCGCAAATTTCGGCGCCTGTTGCAGGAGTTGGACGGGGTGGCGCCGGAGGAGGTCATCCTGCCGCCGGAACAGGCGGCGGAGCGCGGTTTGGCGGGCACGCTGCTATTCCCGCGGGGCAATCTCATGCCGGAGGGTGCGGTAATCAAGAGCACGGCGGTGGACCCGAAATTATTGGATGCGCAGGGGATTTACCACCATGAAGCGCCGGTGAAGGTGTTTGTCAGCGAAGCCGCGGCCATGGAGGCCATTCGGCAGCGGCGGATTGTGGCGGGGGACATCATGGTGATTGCCGGGATTGGGCCGATGGGCACGGGCATGGAAGAAACCTATCAGGTGACTTCAGCTCTGAAATACCTGCCGTATGGCGGCAAGGTGGCGTTGCTCACAGACGGGCGGTTTTCCGGGGTGTCCACCGGTGTCTGCATTGGGCACATTGGGCCGGAAGCGCTGGCCGGCGGGCCGATTGGCAAATTGCGGGACGGCGATGTAGTGCGGATTCATTTGGACATGCGGCGGCTGGAAGGGACCGTGGACATGGTGGGCGAAAAAGGACGCGCGGTTAGTCCGGCGCATGGGACGAGCATATTACAGCGCCGCAAAATGCGGGCAGATTTGGCGCCGCATCCGCGGTTGCCTGCGGCCACGCGATTGTGGGCGGCCCTGCAATCTGCGAGTGGTGGAGCGTGGGGTGGGGCGGTGTTTGATGTGGAGACGATTTGCGAAAAGCTGGCCGCCGCCACTCGAAAATAA